In Ostrea edulis chromosome 10, xbOstEdul1.1, whole genome shotgun sequence, one genomic interval encodes:
- the LOC125665302 gene encoding basic salivary proline-rich protein 4-like, which translates to MEPVTTHPKGTNYHPSQWNQPPPIPREATTTIPREPATHSKGTKHHPFQGNQTPPIPREPNTTHPKGTNHPSQGNKPSPSQGNQLPPSQGNQPPPSQGKQPPPSQGRKQKEKIPNLMVK; encoded by the coding sequence ATGGAGCCAGTCACCACCCATCCCAAGGGAACCAACTACCACCCATCCCAATGGAATCAGCCACCACCCATCCCAAGAGAAGCAACCACCACCATCCCAAGGGAACCAGCCACCCATTCCAAGGGAACCAAACACCACCCATTCCAAGGGAACCAAACACCACCCATTCCAAGGGAACCAAACACCACCCATCCCAAGGGAACCAACCACCCATCCCAAGGGAACAAGCCATCACCATCCCAAGGGAACCAGCTACCACCATCCCAAGGGAACCAGCCACCACCATCCCAAGGGAAGCAACCACCACCATCCCAaggaagaaaacaaaaagaaaaaatccCCAATTTGATGGTAAAATGA